In Pseudomonas fluorescens NCIMB 11764, a single window of DNA contains:
- a CDS encoding PoNe immunity protein domain-containing protein, translated as MKKRQKFFSETHYKNFQKEHDEVLEFLKTNTFESDSPEEEAALRSRHLQRLALDRLLAAYTAGEEIVYLIPLLDDLIEKYEIRQTKLQEHENLPDISPLAIDDWPYQYEECVQVIGFCILLHRTDLLKRFVTLIDNAGYAGDDTLYEDLLTKLLPNRHDVDQWFHDLYSPLVQAIYAGSKEEAAKFLKKYCSQWYPAFKQAQWHDLHLQGENGNYVGYWAIEAGAIAFLYGIDDSKIDHMVYPKALVEYARNYKGALGSQTNRVVAGDPCSKTGYWFTPVQANSRRHFQQGETMPSISDSKWGDTLWYWSGEE; from the coding sequence ATGAAAAAACGACAAAAATTTTTTAGTGAAACCCACTACAAAAACTTCCAAAAAGAGCATGATGAAGTACTCGAATTTTTGAAGACAAACACTTTTGAATCCGACTCTCCCGAGGAAGAAGCAGCACTTCGTTCAAGGCATTTGCAAAGGCTTGCACTGGACAGACTTTTGGCTGCTTACACGGCAGGGGAAGAAATAGTTTATTTAATACCTCTGCTTGACGATCTTATTGAAAAATACGAAATAAGACAGACCAAGTTACAGGAGCACGAAAACCTTCCTGATATATCCCCACTAGCAATTGACGACTGGCCTTACCAATATGAAGAATGCGTGCAGGTCATAGGTTTTTGTATATTACTACACCGCACCGACCTACTTAAACGCTTTGTAACGTTAATAGACAACGCGGGATATGCTGGTGATGACACCCTATATGAAGATCTACTTACCAAGTTGCTGCCCAACAGGCACGATGTTGATCAGTGGTTTCACGATCTCTACTCGCCTTTAGTTCAGGCAATCTATGCAGGCAGCAAAGAGGAGGCAGCCAAGTTTCTTAAAAAATATTGCAGCCAATGGTATCCCGCATTTAAACAAGCACAATGGCACGACTTGCATCTACAAGGAGAAAATGGAAATTACGTCGGATACTGGGCAATAGAGGCGGGAGCTATTGCATTTCTGTACGGCATAGACGACAGCAAAATAGACCATATGGTTTATCCGAAAGCTTTGGTCGAATATGCTAGAAACTATAAGGGTGCATTGGGCTCACAGACTAATCGAGTTGTTGCCGGTGACCCCTGCAGTAAAACGGGCTATTGGTTCACACCGGTTCAAGCAAACTCAAGACGCCACTTCCAGCAAGGTGAAACTATGCCGAGCATCAGTGACTCGAAGTGGGGAGATACACTTTGGTATTGGTCGGGCGAAGAATAG
- a CDS encoding DUF2931 family protein encodes MSNSIRIALVVFLLSGCTFASSSSMPYKAWTLGFSAPDYMEVWIETADVVDIQDHVFQRAASGIASMQAPPNNAGNPRGWPKRGPAGGGKRVTGADLPQQIYVRWQSLVEPQTYLMVIKIPEATREIMRKGEKVFCAADGKWITGYRDSIGIRLVPGGIARVWVGGPCMTPIEVTTVKAVIDPRGPYEGKSGGHHRPLSAASKAYVEKFGVPYDSWK; translated from the coding sequence ATGAGTAATTCTATCCGTATCGCTCTTGTCGTTTTTCTGCTCAGTGGCTGCACATTTGCTAGCAGTAGCTCAATGCCTTACAAAGCATGGACTCTGGGGTTCTCGGCTCCTGATTACATGGAGGTCTGGATCGAAACAGCCGATGTCGTCGACATTCAGGACCATGTGTTTCAACGTGCGGCGAGTGGCATCGCGTCAATGCAAGCACCTCCCAACAACGCCGGCAATCCACGTGGTTGGCCGAAAAGAGGGCCTGCCGGAGGCGGAAAACGTGTGACAGGGGCGGACTTGCCCCAACAGATCTATGTCCGCTGGCAATCGCTGGTCGAACCGCAAACCTACCTGATGGTGATAAAAATCCCCGAAGCCACTCGAGAGATCATGCGCAAGGGGGAGAAAGTGTTCTGCGCGGCCGATGGGAAATGGATCACAGGTTATCGTGATTCAATCGGCATAAGGCTGGTCCCCGGAGGTATCGCCAGAGTCTGGGTAGGCGGCCCTTGCATGACACCGATCGAGGTAACTACGGTAAAAGCCGTGATTGATCCGCGTGGCCCGTATGAAGGTAAGTCTGGTGGTCACCACCGGCCCCTTTCAGCGGCTTCCAAAGCCTATGTCGAGAAGTTTGGTGTGCCGTACGACTCTTGGAAGTAG